A single window of Nyctibius grandis isolate bNycGra1 chromosome 16, bNycGra1.pri, whole genome shotgun sequence DNA harbors:
- the SURF2 gene encoding surfeit locus protein 2: protein MAGPGPGGGAAVAAVPEEERLFLQQHPLLSLAEPGKVRCRLTGHEMPCRLSELQAYTNGKKYQRLIKTAREFDYGKFEPHIVPSTKNLHQLFCKLTLRHINKFPEHVLRHVQGKRYQKALKTYEECQKEGVEYVPACLRQKKQQRTQHRDDHRNGSRQPYRQEEFWEPKSSDEDGEETDDSMSDLYPPALFPEKSPAAPQTSKGSDNFATDSEDEGAKQNGDVNGEDGGRMDVSRAAGNKRGKKQSGPLKKKFKSHHRKCKNFKKTTNGK, encoded by the exons atggcggggccggggcctggcggcggcgcggccgtGGCGGCGGTGCCCGAGGAGGAGCGgctcttcctgcagcagcacccgCTGCTCAGCCTCGCGGAGCCGGGCAag GTGAGATGCAGGCTGACAGGCCACGAGATGCCATGTCGGCTGTCGGAGCTGCAGGCTTACACTAATGGCAAGAAGTATCAGCGGCTGATAAAGACAGCCAGAGAGTTTGACTACGGCAAGTTTGAGCCCCATATAGTGCCCAGCACAAAGAATCT ACACCAGCTGTTTTGCAAGCTCACTCTCAGACACATCAACAAGTTTCCGGAGCACGTGCTGCGTCATGTCCAAGGGAAGCGCTATCAGAAGGCCCTAAAAACAT ATGAGGAGTGCCAGAAGGAAGGCGTGGAGTAcgtccctgcctgcctgcgacagaagaagcagcagcggACGCAGCACCGCGATGACCACAGGAACGGGAGCAGGCAGCCGTACAGACAAGAGGAATTCTGGGAGCCAAAGTCCAGCGATGAGGACGGAGAGGAGACAGACGACAGCATGAGTGACCTGTACCCAC CTGCACTCTTCCCAGAAAAAAGCCCAGCAGCTCCACAAACCTCAAAGGGCAGCGACAACTTTGCAACAGACAGCGAGGATGAGGGGGCCAAGCAGAATGGTGACGTGAACGGAGAGGACGGTGGAAGAATGGAtgtcagcagagcagctggcaaCAAAAGGGGAAAG aaaCAGTCAGGccctttaaagaagaaattcaagAGTCATCATCGAAAATGCAAGAACTTCAAGAAAACAACCAATGGCAAATAA
- the SURF1 gene encoding surfeit locus protein 1, with protein sequence MAAWRLLLRRGPRLLRERRGRVSHCLIRRTFFGYPLTKAGSGLVQQTKDVFLRFCRPQSSTTAADASGEDILLKWGLFLVPLTTFCLGTWQVQRRKWKLDLIAQLASRITSEPIPLTLDPMELKELEYRPVKVQGHFDHSKELYILPRSLVDPQREAREAGRLTSHPENGANVITPFYCTDLGVTILVNRGFVPKKKLKPETRLKGQIEDEIYLTGVVRLSETRKPFVPENNIEKNRWHYRDLEAMAKVTGAEPVFIDADFRSTVPGGPIGGQTRVSLRNEHMQYIITWYGLCAATSFLWYRKFIQKIPL encoded by the exons ATGGCGGCGTGGAGGCTGCTGCTGCGCAGGGGGCCGCGGCTGCTGCGGGAGCGCCGGGGCCGG GTATCGCATTGCTTGAtcagaagaacattttttgGATATCCCCTAACTAAAGCAGGTTCTGGTCTGGTCCAGCAGACTAAAG atGTTTTTTTGAGGTTCTGCAGACCACAAAGTTCTACAACAGCTGCTGATGCATCTGGAGAGGACATCTTACTCAAATGGGGCCTTTTCCTGGTCCCTCTGACCACGTTCTGTCTTGGCACGTGGCAg GTTCAGCGACGAAAGTGGAAGTTAGATTTGATTGCACAACTGGCATCAAGAATTACGTCAGAGCCCATCCCTCTGACATTAGA CCCCATGGAATTGAAGGAATTGGAGTACAGACCTGTAAAGGTCCAAGGGCATTTTGACCACTCCAAGGAACTCTATATTTTGCCACGGTCACTTGTGGACCCTCAGCGAGAAGCCAGAGAGGCCGGGCGGCTGACATCCCACCCAGAAAATGGAGCAAATGTCATTACTCCTTTCTACTGCACAGACCTAGG GGTCACGATTTTAGTCAACCGAGGATTTGTGCccaaaaagaaattgaaaccAGAGACCAGGCTGAAGGGACAG atTGAAGATGAAATTTATCTCACTGGCGTGGTGAGGTTGTCAGAAACCCGGAAACCTTTTGTGCCTGAAAATAACATTGAGAAAAACCGCTGGCACTACCGTGACCTGGAGGCTATGGCGAAGGTGACCGGCGCTGAGCCCGTCTTTATTGATGCAGATTTCA GAAGCACAGTCCCAGGGGGGCCCATTGGGGGCCAGACAAGAGTGAGCCTGAGGAACGAGCACATGCAGTACATCATCACCTG gTATGGCTTATGTGCTGCAACTTCATTCTTGTGGTACAGAAAATTTATACAAAAGATACCTCTGTGA
- the RPL7A gene encoding large ribosomal subunit protein eL8 translates to MAAPLTPPRPAPPRQRRRPLARLHKYWRQKKEECISYLQPKGKKAKGKKVAPAPAVVKKQEAKKVVNPLFEKRPKNFGIGQDIQPKRDLTRFVKWPRYIRLQRQRSILYKRLKVPPAINQFTQALDRQTATQLLKLAHKYRPENKQEKKQRLLARAEQKAAGKGDAPTKRPPVLRAGINSVTTLVENKKAQLVVIAHDVDPIELVVFLPALCRKMGVPYCIIKGKARLGRLVHRKTCTSVAFTQVNPEDKGALAKLVEAVKTNYNDRYDEIRRHWGGNVLGPKSVARIAKLEKAKAKELATKLG, encoded by the exons ATGGCGGCCCCTCTcacccccccgcgccccgccccgccgcgccaaCGCCGCCGTCCTCTCGCGAGAC TACACAAGTACTGGAGGCAAAAGAAGGAAGAGTGTATTTCTTACTTGCAGCCGAAAGGGAAGAAGGCCAAGGGCAAGAAGGTGGCACCGGCCCCTGCTGTAGTCAAGAAGCAGGAGGCCAAGAAGGTTGTCAATCCCCTCTTTGAGAAGAGGCCCAAGAACTTTGGCATTG GACAGGATATCCAGCCGAAGCGTGATCTCACACGTTTTGTGAAATGGCCGCGCTACATCAGGCTGCAGCGCCAGAGGTCCATTCTTTACAAGCGCTTGAAGGTGCCTCCTGCCATTAACCAGTTCACTCAGGCTTTGGACCGCCAAACAG CTACACAGCTTCTGAAGCTGGCACACAAATACAGGCCAGAAAATAAGCAAGAGAAGAAGCAGAGGCTACTGGCTCGTGCTGAGCAGAAAGCTGCAGGAAAGGGAGATGCGCCGACTAAGCGGCCGCCAGTCCTCCGAGCAG GTATTAACAGTGTCACAACTCTGGTAGAGAACAAGAAAGCTCAGCTTGTAGTTATTGCCCACGATGTAGACCCCATTGAG ctgGTGGTCTTCTTGCCTGCTCTGTGCCGCAAGATGGGAGTGCCATACTGCATCATCAAGGGCAAAGCCAGACTGGGGCGACTGGTCCACAGGAAAACTTGTACCTCTGTTGCTTTCACCCAAGTGAACCC GGAGGATAAGGGAGCCCTTGCAAAGCTGGTGGAGGCTGTCAAGACCAACTACAATGACAGATACGATGAG ATCCGTCGTCACTGGGGTGGTAACGTCTTGGGTCCAAAATCAGTGGCTCGCATTGCTAAGCTTGAAAAAGCAAAGGCTAAAGAACTGGCTACTAAGCTGGGCTAA
- the MED22 gene encoding mediator of RNA polymerase II transcription subunit 22 isoform X2 — protein sequence MAQQRVLPQSKETLLQSYNKRLKDDVKSIMDNFTEIIKTAKIEDETQVSRATQGEQDNYEMHVRAANIVRAGESLMKLVSDLKQFLILNDFPSVNEAINQRNQQLRSLQEECDKKLIALRDEISIDLYELEEEYYSSSLCDSNDLPLCEAYWRQDFATLSPESLSMPLTAATAEQSVAPSQSSTPSHPHVNGHGAGPTEHS from the exons ATGGCGCAGCAGCGGGTGTTGCCGCAGAGCAAGGAGACTCTGCTGCAGTCCTACAACAAGCGCCTCAAGGACGATGTCAAGTCCATCATGGACAACTTCACCGAAATCATCAAGACGGCCAAG attgAGGATGAAACTCAAGTCTCTCGAGCAACCCAGGGGGAACAAGATAACTATGAGATGCATGTCAGAGCTGCAAACATT GTCCGAGCTGGTGAGTCCCTGATGAAACTTGTGTCCGACCTGAAGCAGTTCTTGATCCTCAATGATTTCCCCTCTGTGAATGAAGCTATCAACCAGCGCAACCAGCAGCTGAGAAGCTTGCAGGAGGAATGTGACAAGAAGTTGATTGCGCTACGGGATGAGATCTCCATTGACCTGTACGAGCTAGAAGAAGAATATTACTCTTCCAG TCTGTGTGACAGCAATGATCTTCCACTGTGCGAAGCCTACTGGAGACAAGACTTTGCCACGCTGTCCCCCGAAAGCCTCTCCATGCCTCTGACAGctgccacagcagagcagagcgtTGCTCCCTCCCAGAGCTCAACCCCATCGCACCCCCATGTGAACGGGCACGGGGCAGGCCCCACAGAGCACTCTTGA
- the MED22 gene encoding mediator of RNA polymerase II transcription subunit 22 isoform X3 has product MAQQRVLPQSKETLLQSYNKRLKDDVKSIMDNFTEIIKTAKIEDETQVSRATQGEQDNYEMHVRAANIVRAGESLMKLVSDLKQFLILNDFPSVNEAINQRNQQLRSLQEECDKKLIALRDEISIDLYELEEEYYSSSPLPPAAWSPVGVNA; this is encoded by the exons ATGGCGCAGCAGCGGGTGTTGCCGCAGAGCAAGGAGACTCTGCTGCAGTCCTACAACAAGCGCCTCAAGGACGATGTCAAGTCCATCATGGACAACTTCACCGAAATCATCAAGACGGCCAAG attgAGGATGAAACTCAAGTCTCTCGAGCAACCCAGGGGGAACAAGATAACTATGAGATGCATGTCAGAGCTGCAAACATT GTCCGAGCTGGTGAGTCCCTGATGAAACTTGTGTCCGACCTGAAGCAGTTCTTGATCCTCAATGATTTCCCCTCTGTGAATGAAGCTATCAACCAGCGCAACCAGCAGCTGAGAAGCTTGCAGGAGGAATGTGACAAGAAGTTGATTGCGCTACGGGATGAGATCTCCATTGACCTGTACGAGCTAGAAGAAGAATATTACTCTTCCAG CCCCCTGCCTCCGGCTGCCTGGAGTCCTGTCGGGGTGAACGCTTGA
- the MED22 gene encoding mediator of RNA polymerase II transcription subunit 22 isoform X1, with the protein MAQQRVLPQSKETLLQSYNKRLKDDVKSIMDNFTEIIKTAKIEDETQVSRATQGEQDNYEMHVRAANIVRAGESLMKLVSDLKQFLILNDFPSVNEAINQRNQQLRSLQEECDKKLIALRDEISIDLYELEEEYYSSSYSLCDSNDLPLCEAYWRQDFATLSPESLSMPLTAATAEQSVAPSQSSTPSHPHVNGHGAGPTEHS; encoded by the exons ATGGCGCAGCAGCGGGTGTTGCCGCAGAGCAAGGAGACTCTGCTGCAGTCCTACAACAAGCGCCTCAAGGACGATGTCAAGTCCATCATGGACAACTTCACCGAAATCATCAAGACGGCCAAG attgAGGATGAAACTCAAGTCTCTCGAGCAACCCAGGGGGAACAAGATAACTATGAGATGCATGTCAGAGCTGCAAACATT GTCCGAGCTGGTGAGTCCCTGATGAAACTTGTGTCCGACCTGAAGCAGTTCTTGATCCTCAATGATTTCCCCTCTGTGAATGAAGCTATCAACCAGCGCAACCAGCAGCTGAGAAGCTTGCAGGAGGAATGTGACAAGAAGTTGATTGCGCTACGGGATGAGATCTCCATTGACCTGTACGAGCTAGAAGAAGAATATTACTCTTCCAG CTACAGTCTGTGTGACAGCAATGATCTTCCACTGTGCGAAGCCTACTGGAGACAAGACTTTGCCACGCTGTCCCCCGAAAGCCTCTCCATGCCTCTGACAGctgccacagcagagcagagcgtTGCTCCCTCCCAGAGCTCAACCCCATCGCACCCCCATGTGAACGGGCACGGGGCAGGCCCCACAGAGCACTCTTGA